The Desulfobulbaceae bacterium nucleotide sequence TGCTCGAACCTCATTTAAGACCTTCATCTTGGAAAGGTTCATAATCTCCTCAGCAAAATCCAGATCACGAATGGTTGACTCGGCAGAAAGGGTGTTTATTCGCGAGGTCGATAAATTTGAAACAGTTGAAGTCAGCTTATTTTGCTGGGAACCAATTTCAGCCCGAGACGAATTAATCTGTTGCAGCGCCGCATCAGTAGTTTTGATTGCTGCCTGTGCGCCCTCAGCCGTCAAAACGTTAACCTCGGATAACTGCCCACTTTCACCTCCCAGCTGCGACGGGTCAACGGAACTTATGGAAACAGAGATGGTTTCATTGGCGTTGGCGCCGACCTGAAACTGTTTATTGGTAAAGGAGCCCGACAAAAGATCCTGTCCATTAAAAGAGGTATTTTTGGCAATGTTATCCAGTTGCTGCAATGACTTATCAATATCCGCCTGCAGCGCTTGTTTGCTTTCTAACGATTGACTTCCATTGGCCGCCTGAAGTGAGCGCTCACGAATTGAGCTTACCAGACTGGCAGCCTCATCTAATGATCCATCAGCGATCTGTAAAATCGAAACAGTATCATTGGCATTACGTATTGCCTGACCATAACCACGAGCTTGACTTCCCAACTGGTTGGCAATTGAAAGACTGGCCGCATCATCTGCAGCCTTATTAATTCTACTGCCGCTTGAAAGTTTTTCTAAAGACGATTGGAGATCCTGCTGACCTTTTAGGAGCTGACTTGCTGAAATGAGGCTTGATGTGTTGGTGATTTTAAATGCCATGACCAATCCCTCCTGGATAAGTTAAAAGCCTTTAGGATATTCCCTTCCATCTTCACAATATATGCATTTTATAAAAAATGAAAAGTTTTTGCTAAAAAATTTTGAGTTACAACAAAAAACAACATTGACACAAATACCACAATGTGGCATTAGAAGAACTAGAGTTACTAGTAACTCTCCACTCTCTTTTGTCGACAGGGCCTCATTCTGAGGCCCTGCTTTTTTTTTAGGCACAATCTCTTCGTCCAATCGTGAAAAATCCACCGATTCAATTGGAGTTAAACTCCTTTTCTAACGCCTCCAAGATCCCTACAAATGAACAATCTGCCAACAGCCCGAAGGAGGCCCGGCCCGGCAAACCAGCCTTAATACTCTTTGGTGATCGAATTCCACAAAAAAACCGGGCCTGTTGCCGAGGGCTTTGCAGCGCTTCGTTCTTTTCAGACAAAACCTTTTCGACCTGCCCTTTCCATTTTTCCAGATGGACGGGTGAAGTCGCGGTGCTGATGGTATTTCTGGCACTGTGACAATCGTCATCGTCTCCCTGAATACACCATTCACAATGTCCGCAGTTCTCTTGACGATGTTCGCCAAAATAGTCTAACAGAAAATTCGTCTGGCACCCGGGGTGATTCACCAGGGCGACCACTTGTTGAATACGTCTAATATCGTTTTTTTCTCGGTCAAAGAACCGAGAAACTAACCTTTCTGTTAATTGAGCCAGTTCAACAGGAGACAGAGTACGAACCAGCCGATAACCGCGGCGAGCGCCAGCCACCTGGAGCACAAGATCTCCTTTCTCCTCCAGGTAGTTGAGAGCGGCAACAACTCGCTTACGCTCAGCACCTGTTTTAGTGATCACCTCATCAAGGTCGAGACTGAACCAGGTTTTCCCTTTACTGGCACAGGAAAAAACAGTTCTCAAAAAAAGTGCCTTTTCCGGACTGTAATCAGCCAGGATCTCAGCAGAGGAACGTTGAGGAATAAACTTATAATTCGTATAAAAAGGCCCAGTTGAAACAATAAGACCTTCAAGCTCCAAGTAAGTTAGCAGGGTGCTGACCACCAGGTTCCGGATGTCATAGGTGTGGGACATATGATAAAGGGATATACTGAAATACTCTTTTTCCTGACAGATGTCACCGAGCAGACGTTGAACTGCTGCAGGTTCAGGGGTATCACCATAAACAAAATTTTCTAAAACAGTAAGATCCTGACCGCCACCCAGCGTTTCGCAAATCGCCGGCTTACCATCCCGGCCGGCTCGGCCAATTTCCTGGGCGTAGTTCTCCAGACTTTTGGCCAGATTATAGTGATAAACATAACGGATACCTGCCTTGTCAATCCCCATACCAAAAGCAATGGTTGCCACAACAACTGCATCATTGGCAGCCATAAACCAGTCCTGCACCTCATGCCTTTGTTCATCTTTGAGCCCGGCGTGATAGGCCCTGGACGAATACCCCGCCTCAGCAAGGGCAGTGGCCACATATTCAGCCGTCGCCTGTAAAGTCACATAAACAATGGCCGGGTCCCGTGGCCGGGAAGCAAGGCGCTTTAAAAGAAGGGCCAGAGGGTCAGCCGATGGAGAGAAACGTAAGGTTAAGTTCGGCCGATAAAACCCGGTCAGGATAAAATCCTCCTCCGGAATACTAAAGGCAGTCTTAATGTCTGCGGCCACTTTAGGCGTGGCGGTGGCGGTAAGCCCCAGAATCTGAGGAATACGCAAATTTTTTATGATGTCGGCAAGTTTAAGATAATCGGGTCGGAAGTTGTGGCCCCATTCCGATATACAATGAACCTCATCGACAACCATCATAGAGATGTTCAGTCGCCGCAGGCTGAGGATAAATCGTTCATTGGCAAAACGTTCTGGCGCCACATAAAGCAGTTTCAGTTCGTTCCGGCTTAAAGAGTTCTGAATTTGATTAAATTCCGCGCTGCTCAGTGATGAATCAAGCCTGGCTGCCTTTATTGATTTACTTTTCAAGAAATCGACCTGGTCCTTCATCAGGGCGACTAAAGGCGATACAACCAGGGTCAGACCGGGTAAAAGCAAAGCGCTTAGCTGATAGCAAAGACTCTTGCCCTGGCCCGTGGGGAAAACAGCCAGGCAGGATTTACCCTCGACAATCCGGCAGATAACATCTTCCTGGCCGGGCAGAAATTTATCAAAGCCAAAAATATCGGAGAGCGGGGTATGTATATCTTTGTTTGTGGCAATCATTGAGCTATCAACTTTCCTCTATTGCCTTCATTTTTGGCAACTCCCTTGTGGAGGGTAATCTTTTTGCCGGTTTCAATCCCCTCATCGTAAGTGCTCTTATAAATTTTGGGCCCACGGTGGGACTGTTTTTGCAGCCGTGGAAATCGAATCCCCACGTATTCATGCAAGCGCTCGTCTTGACTAATGAGAGCAGAACCTCGCATCATCAACTGCCTGTCTTCATTAGACTGCTTAAGTGAAGAGTTTTTTTGGTTTTGCTCCTTTTGGTTTTGCAGTTTGTCGTAAAAACCACGCAACACCCCAAGATAATAGCTGTTTTTTTCCGTTCTGGTTTTCCCCTGGTATCTGTGCTTATTCTGTAACCAAAGCAAATCCAGACGTTTCTCTAAAAAATAGTAGCAATATTCAGCTATAGAGACATTCTCTGTGGTTCCTAACAGCTCTATAGTTTTATGTGTTTCATTGCTTATAGGGTCATAGAGATATGAAGCAACTATTTTCACATAAAAAAACTCCTGCAATATCCTACAGATCTGCCGCTGGTACGATTCAACCCGTTTTTTCTTCTTGTTAATAATCACATGGGTATAGTGAGCATCACGACCAGAATTTATCAACTTTAAATTGTATTTTTCAATCAGGGCGTTGGCCTTTTGCATCGCACTAGCTGCTTCATTTGCGTTTGTGGACTCAGCCAGGGCGAGGAGTTTTTCGACCTTACTGATAAAACGACTTTCCTCTGAGCTAGGTCGCCTACCCTGTGCAATCAGGTCAATATCTTCTGGTAAATCACCTGTTGCGCTCCGATATTCTTCAGGCAAACCAAGAAGGTCACAGGCTGTACTAAAGGCCTCGCCATGGGCAACTTCATTGCTTTTAAACATTTCATAGCATACCTGATGGGCGATCTCGTGTTTCAACACATTGAGGGTCACTGCCCAGGAGTGGTTCATTATCAGAAATGAGCTTATTTTTATGGTGCGAGTCTCGGGATGCCAGGATCCGAGTTGTTTTTTCGACTGTGAAATCTCAAAAACCGGCGGCCGTAATTTAATTTTATACTTCCAGCAAATGTCATCAAATTCAGTATGTAATTGCCGGGCCCAAAGGCTGGGGATTTGCTCAGATGTGAAGTTTTTCATGTTTTATTGTGGTTGCCTGTCCGGTTATAAGAAGTGGAGTCCGTCCTGCCGGTGATCCAGGACTTTTATGAACCTGAAAAGTCTACGTTATTTTTGTACGACGGCTTAGCTGCACATTTTTGCTAAACGGCCTTCAATATCGCGACCTATAATCTCCATGTCCTCATGGGGCACATCGAATTTGTGAAAAGTTTTCTCCCAGCCACTTACTTTTAAAACCATTGATTCAATAATTTCGTTGGCTTTACGCTGCTGCTTAATACCGAAATACTTTGCCTCCTGCAAAAGAGCGGATCGATCCGGCACCATAAAGCTGTGATTGATACTCAAGACATGCTCTCTATTCTGACCGACATTGGGCACTAGGTCATAGGCAGGGCTGAGGCGCCATGAAGCACCATCACAGGTCATGGAAAAATTCTTGAGATGGTCATCGGTATTGCCAATCAATACATTGAATAGCAGTTGTTTGAAAAGCTTCCGCAAATCATCGCCAGGGTTCATTGAGACTTTTCTTACAATACCTGCGAGGTCTCTATATCCCAGATGATAGTAGTCATCGGCACCCAGCAATGTCTGCAGCGTTACAACATGATTGCGACGCATTTCTTGCGGCTGAACGTCAAAGCGTTCCACAAGGAGAACTTTTTGGCCGCCGCAATAAACATGTCGGGAGGGGGCGACGTCAACGCCGGCGACTACAGCCAATGCCATTGTTGCAGCTTCTAGCGAGACAACATCGAACTGGTCCTTTATGCTGCGGAATTTGGCAATATACGGTTTGCCGCCATCTTGAATCAACGCCTTTGGTCTGGCACCACCTGGCGAGCTCCCTGCCTGAAAAAGGAGCGCTAGTTCATCACCAACAACAGTTGCGTCTTTTTCGAATTGCTCTGCCCAGTGCTTTAAAACCTCAAGAAAGTGACTGCCAAGTGGTTCTTTTTTCTTTGGAGGGAGGTCATCTTCGCTATAGCTGAGGGCGCCCATACCATCACCCGCCAGGCAGCGAAGGAGTTGCGGCGGTCTCTGCTCATTTCGAGGAATATTATATTTTCGCACCAGAATCTTTCGCCCCCAATCGTCGGGAAGACTATCCTCGAATACCCCATGAATGCCTGAACGGGGCCTGTTTGCATCAAATATAGTTTGAGCCAGCGGCAAATGAATTGGATCTAATGGGAACGCCTTGGGCCAGTTGAGATATTCGTTGGTGTAGCGAAATTGACCTTGAATGGCGCCGCCTTTTTGAGCATCCGGATCAGCTGCAATCAGTTCACCAACACGAAGTGTTGCTGTTTCATCAAGAGTGAGCCAGACATTCAGTTTAATCATGAACTTCCCACGTAACTCCTTTTGCCCTCACTGCGGCTGGCCCTTTTTCTCTTTTGCTGTTTTTTTTTGTATTGCACGAATAAGTCTTCTTGACCTGTGAGCACATCCTGCCATGTATCCAAACGTCCCAGAATATCACTCGCAACCAACCAGTTGGCAATTGGCACGACACCTGCCCCTTTCTCCATTTTGGCATAGGATTGCCTGGTCAGTCCAATTCTGGCGGCAAAGACTTCCTGACTCTCATTGCGGGACAGACGAGCGTCCTTTAAACGTGCGCCAAGCATCTCTAGAACTTCTCCAAGTTTTCCGTCAGTGTTTACCATAATTAACATAAATAGCACAATCAGCTATTTATGTAAAGAATAGTTAACAAACAGCCAGACGGATTATCTCGGTACATCCTTTGGTTACCAGGCGACACCACTGGTTACTCTAGCGCTGCTTACTATTACCCAGCTCAAGGTGAAGCAAAAAACCGACGCTTGACTTGGGCAGGCATCCGTGAAATATTGTATAAGGCAATAACGATTCAAATGCGGGCTGGCAAACGACAAATCTTTTCAAACAGGAAAAAGACATGAAAAAACAATGCAAAATCATATGGTTGGCTATATTGGTCTCTTGCTTATTCGCCTTAAACAGCGAAGCCGCTGAGCCTAAGCAAGCAGGTCGATTTGTCAAAAATGCTGACAATACCGTGATTGACAGT carries:
- a CDS encoding flagellin FliC, producing the protein MAFKITNTSSLISASQLLKGQQDLQSSLEKLSSGSRINKAADDAASLSIANQLGSQARGYGQAIRNANDTVSILQIADGSLDEAASLVSSIRERSLQAANGSQSLESKQALQADIDKSLQQLDNIAKNTSFNGQDLLSGSFTNKQFQVGANANETISVSISSVDPSQLGGESGQLSEVNVLTAEGAQAAIKTTDAALQQINSSRAEIGSQQNKLTSTVSNLSTSRINTLSAESTIRDLDFAEEIMNLSKMKVLNEVRAFASSQANASSQNIVNLLQGEK
- a CDS encoding RecQ family ATP-dependent DNA helicase: MIATNKDIHTPLSDIFGFDKFLPGQEDVICRIVEGKSCLAVFPTGQGKSLCYQLSALLLPGLTLVVSPLVALMKDQVDFLKSKSIKAARLDSSLSSAEFNQIQNSLSRNELKLLYVAPERFANERFILSLRRLNISMMVVDEVHCISEWGHNFRPDYLKLADIIKNLRIPQILGLTATATPKVAADIKTAFSIPEEDFILTGFYRPNLTLRFSPSADPLALLLKRLASRPRDPAIVYVTLQATAEYVATALAEAGYSSRAYHAGLKDEQRHEVQDWFMAANDAVVVATIAFGMGIDKAGIRYVYHYNLAKSLENYAQEIGRAGRDGKPAICETLGGGQDLTVLENFVYGDTPEPAAVQRLLGDICQEKEYFSISLYHMSHTYDIRNLVVSTLLTYLELEGLIVSTGPFYTNYKFIPQRSSAEILADYSPEKALFLRTVFSCASKGKTWFSLDLDEVITKTGAERKRVVAALNYLEEKGDLVLQVAGARRGYRLVRTLSPVELAQLTERLVSRFFDREKNDIRRIQQVVALVNHPGCQTNFLLDYFGEHRQENCGHCEWCIQGDDDDCHSARNTISTATSPVHLEKWKGQVEKVLSEKNEALQSPRQQARFFCGIRSPKSIKAGLPGRASFGLLADCSFVGILEALEKEFNSN
- a CDS encoding DUF2786 domain-containing protein is translated as MKNFTSEQIPSLWARQLHTEFDDICWKYKIKLRPPVFEISQSKKQLGSWHPETRTIKISSFLIMNHSWAVTLNVLKHEIAHQVCYEMFKSNEVAHGEAFSTACDLLGLPEEYRSATGDLPEDIDLIAQGRRPSSEESRFISKVEKLLALAESTNANEAASAMQKANALIEKYNLKLINSGRDAHYTHVIINKKKKRVESYQRQICRILQEFFYVKIVASYLYDPISNETHKTIELLGTTENVSIAEYCYYFLEKRLDLLWLQNKHRYQGKTRTEKNSYYLGVLRGFYDKLQNQKEQNQKNSSLKQSNEDRQLMMRGSALISQDERLHEYVGIRFPRLQKQSHRGPKIYKSTYDEGIETGKKITLHKGVAKNEGNRGKLIAQ
- a CDS encoding type II toxin-antitoxin system HipA family toxin, translated to MIKLNVWLTLDETATLRVGELIAADPDAQKGGAIQGQFRYTNEYLNWPKAFPLDPIHLPLAQTIFDANRPRSGIHGVFEDSLPDDWGRKILVRKYNIPRNEQRPPQLLRCLAGDGMGALSYSEDDLPPKKKEPLGSHFLEVLKHWAEQFEKDATVVGDELALLFQAGSSPGGARPKALIQDGGKPYIAKFRSIKDQFDVVSLEAATMALAVVAGVDVAPSRHVYCGGQKVLLVERFDVQPQEMRRNHVVTLQTLLGADDYYHLGYRDLAGIVRKVSMNPGDDLRKLFKQLLFNVLIGNTDDHLKNFSMTCDGASWRLSPAYDLVPNVGQNREHVLSINHSFMVPDRSALLQEAKYFGIKQQRKANEIIESMVLKVSGWEKTFHKFDVPHEDMEIIGRDIEGRLAKMCS
- a CDS encoding helix-turn-helix transcriptional regulator; the protein is MVNTDGKLGEVLEMLGARLKDARLSRNESQEVFAARIGLTRQSYAKMEKGAGVVPIANWLVASDILGRLDTWQDVLTGQEDLFVQYKKKQQKRKRASRSEGKRSYVGSS